The proteins below are encoded in one region of Egibacteraceae bacterium:
- a CDS encoding EAL domain-containing protein, which translates to MTAPDAERARERIARIVSGTDLPGSMRLVVVGAVTLMIVLAAGLVHATGGTQHAWPHLLYLPVLVAAWAFGPAGGVAAGVVAGLAVGPAMAIDVASGTMQSTVNWLYRLGFFSLIGATSGGMHQLVRDQLVQTRRERRRFASLVDNAPDVVLACDSQGVIRYASPSGTAVLGHPVDHLVGQTLVDLIHADDASALMGMTQGPPGQAWAPVELRARHADGSWRHLEMVANNLLDDPDVAAVVCNARDVTERRAIESELHHQLAHDPATGLPNLLRFTEELEQSLAGRTPGGAPTLAVLLIHLDRYQNVRETLGSDTSEQVVTAMAHRLSSLLRANHSFARLAITEFAVLCTHMPDATTAHETATRLLEAVDEPFLLVVGEVHLSACIGVALAGDGANNADELLRDAHTAAYRAAREGEKIATFEVPWRHQAATALDTETALHSALRRDEFTLCYQPVIDLVTRETVGLEALIRWRHPTLGTVPPHDFIPLAEQTGMIVPIGRWVLQTACAQLASWRRELALDDLTIAVNISARQLNGTELVDDLQQALAASGLPPGALILELTETAILGNTSRAVEVFSNIKDVGVRLAIDDFGIGYSSLSYLKRLPVDILKIDRLFVSQLGQASEDDAIVSAIIGLSRSLGLDIIAEGVEEHEQADRLVELGCTKAQGFLYCRPQPALAIPDYLTGKPAHLAAGSVGPPSA; encoded by the coding sequence GTGACGGCACCAGACGCGGAGCGGGCACGCGAGCGGATCGCCCGGATCGTCAGTGGCACCGACCTGCCGGGGTCGATGCGGCTCGTCGTGGTCGGGGCGGTCACGCTCATGATCGTGCTCGCGGCCGGCTTGGTACACGCCACCGGCGGGACCCAGCACGCGTGGCCGCACCTGCTGTACCTGCCGGTGCTCGTGGCCGCATGGGCGTTCGGTCCCGCCGGCGGGGTCGCCGCCGGCGTCGTAGCAGGCCTGGCGGTCGGTCCCGCTATGGCGATCGATGTCGCCTCGGGGACCATGCAGAGCACGGTGAACTGGCTGTACCGGCTCGGGTTCTTCTCGCTCATCGGGGCGACCAGCGGCGGCATGCACCAGCTGGTCCGTGACCAGCTCGTGCAGACCCGCCGAGAACGCCGCCGGTTCGCCTCGCTGGTCGACAACGCCCCCGATGTCGTCCTGGCCTGCGACAGCCAGGGGGTGATCCGGTACGCGAGCCCCTCGGGCACCGCGGTCCTGGGCCACCCCGTTGACCACCTGGTCGGTCAGACCCTGGTCGACCTCATCCATGCTGACGACGCCAGCGCGCTGATGGGGATGACACAGGGTCCGCCCGGGCAGGCGTGGGCACCGGTGGAGCTGCGCGCCCGGCATGCCGACGGCTCCTGGCGCCATCTCGAGATGGTCGCCAACAATCTGCTCGACGACCCGGACGTGGCCGCGGTGGTCTGCAACGCCCGCGACGTCACCGAGCGGCGCGCCATCGAGTCCGAGCTGCACCACCAGCTGGCGCACGACCCCGCGACGGGGCTGCCCAACCTCCTCCGTTTCACCGAGGAACTGGAGCAGAGCCTCGCCGGGCGCACGCCGGGGGGCGCCCCCACGCTGGCGGTGCTGCTGATCCACCTCGACCGGTACCAGAACGTCCGGGAGACGCTCGGCTCGGACACCAGCGAGCAGGTGGTCACCGCGATGGCGCACCGGTTGTCCTCGTTGCTGCGTGCCAACCACAGCTTCGCGCGCCTCGCGATCACCGAGTTCGCCGTGCTGTGCACCCACATGCCGGACGCGACTACCGCACATGAGACCGCCACACGCCTGCTCGAGGCTGTCGACGAGCCCTTCCTGCTCGTGGTCGGCGAGGTGCACCTGTCCGCCTGCATCGGCGTGGCACTCGCCGGCGACGGGGCCAACAACGCCGACGAGCTCCTCCGCGACGCCCATACGGCGGCGTACCGCGCCGCCCGCGAGGGTGAGAAGATCGCGACCTTCGAGGTTCCGTGGCGCCACCAGGCTGCGACCGCCCTGGACACCGAGACCGCCCTGCACAGTGCCCTGCGCCGTGACGAGTTCACCCTGTGCTACCAGCCCGTCATCGACCTGGTCACCCGTGAGACGGTCGGTCTGGAAGCGCTCATCCGGTGGCGGCACCCCACGCTGGGGACGGTCCCACCCCACGACTTCATCCCCCTTGCCGAGCAGACCGGGATGATCGTCCCGATCGGGCGGTGGGTGCTGCAGACCGCCTGCGCCCAACTCGCTTCCTGGCGCCGCGAGCTGGCGCTCGACGACCTCACCATCGCTGTCAACATCTCTGCCCGCCAGCTCAACGGCACCGAGCTCGTCGACGACCTCCAACAGGCACTGGCAGCCAGTGGGCTGCCGCCCGGCGCGCTGATCCTGGAACTGACCGAGACCGCCATCCTCGGCAACACCAGCCGTGCCGTCGAGGTCTTCTCCAACATCAAGGACGTTGGCGTGCGTCTGGCGATCGACGACTTCGGCATCGGCTACTCGTCGCTGAGCTACCTCAAGCGCCTGCCCGTCGACATCCTGAAGATCGATCGGCTGTTCGTGTCCCAGCTCGGCCAGGCGAGCGAGGACGACGCCATCGTGAGCGCCATCATCGGCCTGTCGCGATCGCTCGGCCTGGACATCATCGCCGAGGGTGTGGAGGAGCACGAGCAGGCGGATCGGCTGGTCGAGCTCGGATGCACCAAGGCGCAGGGCTTCCTCTACTGCCGACCACAGCCGGCCCTCGCGATCCCCGACTACCTCACCGGTAAGCCTGCGCATCTGGCTGCGGGGTCGGTCGGTCCTCCGTCGGCTTGA
- a CDS encoding sialidase family protein has translation MRASVRRLILAVSVLLLAGAAAALPAAGQEEEVSDEVEVDAAVQVTADTDPARGHVMPAVAVNPQDEHVLAIAEGDAVGGPCAVHVSDDHGLSWRQVSQPDIPERWVRCTFTSLGTVADVAFGPGGTLYYAFNGFDPETSEGQVFLARSDDLGQTWETTGLPRVERDLDEGEMGLDGLPSIAVDPNDADRVHVAWMSNWGTWRLRGEVLQGQDYFWDIVMRPHVASSTDGGASFTEPVSLLTEDEDLWLTPDLEGGKTPPRALVGNDGEVYVVFGEETRAGPREDPQGDAPSASLYLAVSRDGGASYEGANLYTEPTPVERGAAFLWAPRAAIDRNTGNLYVVWEQVSNAQQPVSILMMRSTDGGDTWSEPTAVNDVEPPRMFTYMEFFPEVSVAPNGRVDIAWYDARNDPTVEPDEEMGGNNFHDVYYSYSTDEGQTWASNVRITDRLIDRRIGPFATGDIQGTLGLASTDEGAYIAWDDSRNGSEQAPSQDIYFARARQADAQSFFAAGAGGGANRTLLAGAMGAALALLAGGLLLFLAARTMGRKRAPERAEVAV, from the coding sequence ATGCGTGCAAGCGTGCGACGACTGATCTTGGCCGTGTCGGTGTTGCTGCTGGCAGGTGCGGCCGCGGCGTTGCCGGCTGCAGGCCAGGAAGAGGAGGTCTCGGACGAGGTCGAGGTCGACGCCGCGGTCCAGGTCACCGCCGACACCGATCCGGCGCGCGGTCATGTGATGCCGGCGGTCGCGGTGAACCCCCAGGACGAGCATGTCCTGGCCATCGCCGAGGGCGACGCCGTCGGCGGGCCATGCGCGGTCCATGTCTCCGACGACCATGGGCTGAGCTGGCGTCAGGTCTCCCAGCCGGACATTCCCGAGCGCTGGGTCCGGTGCACCTTCACCAGTCTGGGAACGGTCGCCGATGTGGCCTTCGGTCCGGGCGGGACCCTGTACTACGCGTTCAACGGCTTCGACCCGGAGACCTCCGAGGGACAGGTCTTCCTCGCACGCTCGGACGACCTGGGTCAGACGTGGGAGACGACGGGACTGCCGCGCGTGGAGCGAGATCTGGACGAGGGCGAGATGGGCCTGGACGGACTGCCCTCGATCGCGGTCGACCCGAACGATGCGGACCGGGTCCATGTCGCGTGGATGTCCAACTGGGGCACCTGGCGGTTGCGGGGCGAGGTGCTGCAAGGGCAGGACTACTTCTGGGACATCGTCATGCGCCCCCACGTGGCGTCGTCGACCGATGGCGGGGCGTCCTTCACCGAACCGGTGAGCCTCCTCACCGAGGACGAGGACTTGTGGTTGACGCCGGACCTCGAGGGCGGCAAGACGCCACCGCGGGCGCTCGTGGGCAACGACGGCGAGGTCTACGTGGTGTTCGGCGAGGAGACACGGGCCGGTCCGCGGGAGGACCCGCAGGGGGACGCACCGTCAGCGTCGCTCTACCTGGCGGTCTCCCGGGACGGGGGTGCGAGCTACGAGGGCGCGAACCTCTACACCGAGCCCACGCCGGTGGAGCGGGGAGCGGCCTTCCTCTGGGCGCCCCGCGCCGCCATCGACCGCAACACCGGCAACCTCTACGTCGTGTGGGAGCAGGTCTCCAACGCGCAGCAGCCGGTCTCGATCCTGATGATGCGGTCGACGGACGGGGGGGACACCTGGAGCGAGCCCACCGCGGTCAACGACGTGGAACCACCACGCATGTTCACCTACATGGAGTTCTTCCCCGAGGTGTCGGTGGCGCCGAACGGCCGCGTCGACATCGCCTGGTACGACGCACGCAACGACCCCACCGTCGAGCCCGACGAGGAGATGGGCGGCAACAACTTCCACGACGTCTACTACAGCTACTCCACCGACGAGGGGCAGACCTGGGCGTCGAACGTGCGCATCACCGACCGCCTCATCGATCGGCGGATCGGCCCCTTCGCAACCGGCGACATCCAGGGGACGCTGGGGCTCGCGTCGACCGACGAGGGCGCCTACATCGCCTGGGACGACAGCCGCAACGGCTCTGAGCAGGCCCCGAGCCAGGACATCTACTTCGCCAGGGCACGGCAGGCCGATGCGCAGTCCTTCTTCGCTGCCGGCGCAGGGGGAGGCGCCAACCGCACCCTGCTCGCCGGTGCGATGGGCGCCGCGCTCGCACTGCTGGCCGGGGGCCTCCTGCTGTTCCTCGCCGCGCGCACGATGGGGCGCAAGCGCGCTCCCGAGCGGGCGGAGGTAGCCGTCTAG
- a CDS encoding transcriptional regulator translates to MPELDPVIHAQGRLRALVTLATLLPGDRLTFPRMQELLDMTAGNLLTHLRKLEEADYVDVRKRSRGRSSVTSIAITPHGRSALEGYRIGLRQLLDDVPQADEAPSSTAS, encoded by the coding sequence ATGCCCGAGCTCGACCCGGTCATCCATGCGCAGGGGCGACTGCGGGCGCTCGTGACGCTGGCGACGCTCCTGCCCGGTGACCGCCTGACCTTCCCGCGCATGCAGGAGCTCCTCGACATGACTGCCGGCAACCTGCTCACCCACCTGCGCAAGCTCGAAGAGGCCGACTACGTCGACGTGCGCAAGCGCAGCCGCGGACGTTCCTCGGTCACCTCGATCGCCATCACCCCGCACGGACGCAGCGCCCTTGAGGGCTACCGCATCGGGCTGCGCCAACTGCTCGACGACGTGCCGCAAGCCGACGAGGCCCCCTCGAGCACCGCGTCCTGA
- the coxB gene encoding cytochrome c oxidase subunit II, with protein MTVASAGALDPQGPVARAMAELWWLMLALGVAVFVVFAVLLGIGLFRRPRDGGGANGDGGGANGGDGGPDRRAQRWIIGGGVVMPFVVIVVVFVATVRAMQAIPASAPPDAVVIDVVGHQFWYEVSYPEQGVTARNELHMPVGQPVALRLTSADVIHSFWVPELGGKLDMLPDGTNTLVLHADESGEYVARCAEYCGLEHAHMELTVIAEPEARFTAWVEGQR; from the coding sequence GTGACGGTGGCGAGCGCGGGCGCGCTGGACCCCCAGGGCCCGGTCGCCCGAGCCATGGCCGAGCTGTGGTGGCTGATGCTGGCCCTCGGCGTGGCGGTGTTCGTCGTCTTCGCGGTCCTCCTCGGCATCGGCCTGTTTCGCCGGCCCCGGGATGGCGGGGGGGCGAATGGAGATGGCGGGGGGGCGAATGGAGGCGACGGGGGGCCGGACCGCCGTGCCCAGCGATGGATCATCGGTGGAGGCGTCGTGATGCCGTTCGTCGTCATCGTTGTGGTGTTCGTCGCCACCGTGCGGGCGATGCAGGCGATCCCGGCGTCGGCGCCCCCCGACGCGGTGGTGATCGACGTCGTCGGACACCAGTTCTGGTACGAGGTGTCCTATCCCGAACAGGGCGTCACCGCCCGCAACGAGCTTCACATGCCGGTCGGACAGCCTGTCGCCCTGCGGCTCACCTCGGCCGACGTCATCCACAGCTTCTGGGTGCCCGAACTGGGCGGCAAGCTCGACATGCTGCCGGACGGCACGAACACGTTGGTCCTGCATGCCGACGAGTCCGGTGAGTACGTCGCCCGGTGTGCGGAGTACTGCGGGCTGGAGCATGCGCACATGGAGCTGACCGTCATCGCCGAGCCCGAAGCGCGCTTCACCGCCTGGGTGGAGGGCCAGCGGTGA
- a CDS encoding alpha-amylase family glycosyl hydrolase, producing MTGVVYQIYPRSFLDTDGDGIGDLEGIRRRLDYLAWLGVDALWLSPIYPSPMADFGYDVADHRDVDPVFGSLDDFDRLLEEAHARGLRVLLDWVANHTSDRHPWFLNSRSARDSEKRDWYVWRDAPNNWTAAFADERAWTYDAHTGQYYLHLFLPQQPDLNWEDPRVEAAMHDVLRFWLDRGVDGFRADVIHLIGKDPDLPDDPPHLVGTSRVGRHDTARTHELLRRIRSVLDGYGDDRVMVGEVNLTEHARIVRYYGAGDQLHLAFNFVPLHAPWDAGVWAATVEEITRQYDAAGAWPTWVLSNHDQPRHRSRLGTEARARAAAVLLLTLRGTPFLYAGEELGLEDAVVPPERIVDPGGRDGCRAPIPWQEGPSPGWATADPWLPWPPDATPRCAARQRQDPTSMLHLYRRLLRLRGSSAALRAGTLELLDSPTGVLTYRRASGDDERIVAVNFTSDTRHIPHAGRVVDVASDGAGETVAFDGVLSPNQGVVLGR from the coding sequence ATGACCGGTGTTGTCTACCAGATCTATCCGCGCTCGTTCCTGGACACCGACGGGGACGGCATCGGCGACCTGGAGGGCATCCGCCGCCGCCTCGACTACTTGGCGTGGCTCGGCGTCGATGCGCTGTGGCTGTCGCCGATCTACCCCTCACCGATGGCCGACTTCGGGTACGACGTCGCCGACCACCGCGACGTCGACCCGGTGTTCGGCTCGCTGGACGACTTCGACCGGCTGCTCGAGGAGGCGCACGCGCGCGGGTTGCGCGTGCTGCTGGACTGGGTGGCGAACCACACCTCGGACCGGCATCCGTGGTTCCTCAACTCGCGTTCCGCCAGGGACAGCGAGAAGCGGGACTGGTACGTGTGGCGGGATGCGCCCAACAACTGGACGGCGGCGTTCGCCGACGAGCGGGCGTGGACCTACGACGCGCACACCGGCCAGTACTACCTGCACCTGTTCCTGCCCCAGCAGCCCGATCTCAACTGGGAGGATCCCCGCGTCGAGGCGGCGATGCACGACGTGCTGCGCTTCTGGCTCGACCGCGGAGTCGACGGCTTCCGTGCCGACGTCATCCACCTGATCGGCAAGGACCCCGATCTGCCCGACGACCCGCCCCACCTCGTGGGCACGTCGCGGGTGGGACGCCACGACACGGCGCGGACCCACGAGCTGCTGCGCCGGATTCGGTCCGTGCTCGACGGGTACGGGGACGACCGGGTGATGGTGGGGGAGGTCAACCTCACCGAGCACGCGCGCATCGTGCGCTACTACGGGGCCGGCGACCAGCTGCACCTGGCCTTCAACTTCGTGCCGCTGCACGCGCCCTGGGACGCCGGCGTGTGGGCCGCCACCGTCGAGGAGATCACCCGGCAGTACGACGCTGCCGGTGCCTGGCCGACCTGGGTGCTGTCAAACCACGATCAGCCACGCCATCGCAGCCGGCTCGGGACCGAGGCACGGGCGCGCGCGGCTGCGGTGCTGCTGCTGACCCTGCGCGGGACGCCGTTCCTGTACGCGGGGGAGGAGCTCGGACTCGAGGACGCGGTGGTCCCGCCCGAGCGCATCGTGGACCCCGGCGGCCGTGATGGCTGCCGCGCGCCGATCCCCTGGCAGGAGGGGCCCAGCCCTGGGTGGGCCACCGCCGATCCCTGGCTGCCATGGCCCCCCGACGCGACGCCGCGCTGCGCTGCCCGTCAGCGGCAGGACCCCACATCGATGCTCCATCTGTACCGCCGGCTCCTGCGGCTGCGGGGGTCATCCGCGGCCCTGCGCGCGGGGACACTGGAGCTGCTCGACTCGCCCACGGGCGTCCTGACCTACCGGCGGGCCAGCGGAGACGACGAACGCATCGTGGCCGTCAACTTCACCTCCGACACGCGTCACATCCCGCACGCCGGCCGCGTCGTCGACGTGGCCAGCGACGGGGCCGGCGAGACAGTCGCGTTCGACGGCGTGCTCAGCCCGAACCAGGGCGTCGTGCTCGGCCGGTGA
- a CDS encoding AAA family ATPase: MKIAITGKGGSGKTMVAGALIRILADRGHQVLAVDADPNPNLGVSLGVDAPQVEAMQSILTGLTASGYTHDQPLPDPDDLVARYGLVAPNGIALVATGKIERPTDSCLCCGSHTTTRRFFGDLPATDRIVVADLEAGLNDLLWAQPGPDDVVVVVAEPSAKSVEVATRATRIARDDLGVTRIIAIANRAHPDTDHPHRLAAALDVPTVAVPDDPAVTDADHRGVATYDTAPTSPAMTAVRQLADTLLGAPV, translated from the coding sequence ATGAAGATCGCCATCACCGGCAAAGGCGGCTCGGGCAAGACCATGGTCGCCGGCGCGCTCATCCGCATCCTTGCCGACCGCGGCCACCAGGTCCTGGCCGTCGACGCCGACCCCAACCCCAACCTCGGGGTGTCCCTGGGCGTGGACGCCCCCCAGGTCGAGGCCATGCAGTCCATCCTCACCGGCCTGACCGCCAGCGGCTACACCCACGACCAACCCCTGCCCGACCCCGACGACCTCGTCGCCCGCTACGGCCTGGTCGCCCCCAACGGCATCGCCCTGGTCGCCACCGGCAAGATCGAACGGCCCACCGACTCCTGCCTGTGCTGCGGCTCCCACACCACCACCCGCCGCTTCTTCGGCGACCTGCCCGCCACCGACCGCATCGTGGTCGCCGACCTCGAAGCCGGCCTCAACGACCTGCTGTGGGCCCAACCCGGCCCCGACGACGTGGTCGTGGTCGTCGCCGAACCCAGCGCCAAGTCCGTCGAGGTCGCCACCCGCGCCACCCGCATCGCCCGCGACGACCTCGGCGTCACCCGCATCATCGCCATCGCCAACCGCGCCCACCCCGACACCGACCACCCCCACCGCCTCGCCGCCGCCCTGGACGTGCCCACCGTGGCCGTCCCCGACGACCCCGCCGTCACCGACGCCGACCACCGCGGCGTCGCCACCTACGACACCGCCCCCACCTCACCCGCCATGACCGCCGTACGACAACTCGCCGACACCCTCCTCGGCGCCCCCGTGTGA
- a CDS encoding cbb3-type cytochrome c oxidase subunit I: MRSEEREPRSGTETPTTDETGTDEELDALWDDPPGWRGQLRGIQNDKIGARLLLTGFFFLVLGGSIDGLAMRLQLAVPENTLIGSELYSQLFTNHGSVTMFLVILPIFEGFAILLLPSLLGTREMPFPRLGAFAYWTFLMGGLLYYSSTLFQLVPDAGWFAYTPLSGPEFSPGLAIDFWVLGLGVAEVGAIVAAIEIIVGVMTMRAPGMTLSRMPLFAWALLAMAFMILFAFTPLIIGSLLLELDRGFGTAFFDVAKGGSSLLWQHLFWIFGHPEVYIQFIPATGIVAMIVPTFTRRRTVGHTWLIASFVAIAFLSFALWAHHMFAVGLPPLVLSFFAAASMVIAIPAGVQIFAWLATIWAGRPVWKTPFLFVVGFLIIFVIGGITGVMLAAVPFDLQAHDTYFVVGHLHYVLIGGVAFPIFAGVYYWFPKFTGRLLDERLGRWNFWLLFTGVNLAFFPMHQAGLLGMPRRVYTYQAGLGWDVYNLVSTIGVLVIVPGIAVFIWNVVRSYRRGEEAGHNPWGADTLEWALTSPPAQHSWSALPIVTSRHPLWDQDDLYSGDAELQRLAQGMARWPLRWRAALIVGAGDARPKEVFRVADPSIWPLITAFGVVTIFLSELVKLRAGAGVGALVIVVGVIGWNWPQDAPMTTEEESDFEREYGVPVNAGGSVVVARWGTALAILFAAIALSALLLSYFYLRLENAQWPPAGVAEPRVAWAMVAAALLAGSTAVVHLARRRIAADDQRGFVVGLLAALAMAAGGVAVQWVDIAQTGVVARAHAYGSIFFTISGFLAVVAGGAMIMLAMVVFWAVRGLYTSRRHASIANVVRFWSAMVIMWLAGFGTLYVAPHVT; this comes from the coding sequence GTGAGGTCGGAGGAGCGCGAGCCCAGGAGCGGCACCGAGACGCCGACGACCGACGAGACGGGCACCGACGAGGAGCTCGATGCCCTGTGGGATGATCCGCCCGGGTGGCGTGGGCAGTTGCGTGGGATCCAAAATGACAAGATCGGCGCCAGGCTGCTCCTCACCGGGTTCTTCTTCCTGGTGCTGGGCGGCAGCATCGACGGGCTGGCGATGCGCCTGCAGCTCGCCGTGCCCGAGAACACCCTGATCGGCTCGGAGCTCTACAGCCAGCTGTTCACCAACCACGGCTCGGTGACGATGTTCCTGGTCATCCTGCCGATCTTCGAGGGCTTCGCCATTCTTCTGCTACCCAGCCTGCTGGGGACCCGGGAGATGCCGTTCCCGCGGCTCGGCGCGTTCGCCTACTGGACATTTCTGATGGGCGGGTTGCTGTACTACAGCAGCACCTTGTTCCAGCTGGTGCCCGACGCCGGTTGGTTCGCCTACACCCCGCTGAGCGGACCGGAGTTCTCCCCCGGTCTCGCCATCGATTTCTGGGTCCTCGGACTGGGCGTGGCGGAGGTGGGCGCGATCGTGGCCGCGATCGAGATCATCGTCGGGGTGATGACGATGCGCGCGCCCGGGATGACACTCAGCCGCATGCCGCTGTTCGCATGGGCACTGCTCGCGATGGCGTTCATGATCCTGTTCGCGTTCACCCCGCTGATCATCGGCAGCCTCCTGCTCGAGCTCGATCGCGGCTTCGGCACCGCGTTCTTCGACGTCGCCAAGGGCGGCAGCTCGCTGCTGTGGCAGCACCTGTTCTGGATCTTCGGCCACCCCGAGGTCTACATCCAGTTCATCCCCGCCACGGGCATCGTGGCGATGATCGTGCCGACCTTCACCCGCCGCCGCACCGTGGGCCATACCTGGCTGATCGCCTCGTTCGTCGCCATCGCCTTCCTGTCCTTCGCACTCTGGGCCCACCACATGTTCGCCGTAGGCCTACCGCCCCTGGTCCTGAGCTTCTTCGCAGCCGCCAGCATGGTGATCGCCATCCCCGCCGGCGTGCAGATCTTCGCGTGGCTGGCCACGATCTGGGCCGGGCGCCCCGTCTGGAAGACCCCATTCCTCTTCGTCGTCGGCTTCCTGATCATCTTCGTGATCGGCGGCATCACGGGTGTGATGCTGGCCGCCGTCCCGTTCGACCTTCAAGCGCACGACACCTACTTTGTGGTCGGCCACCTGCACTACGTGCTGATCGGCGGAGTGGCGTTCCCCATTTTCGCCGGCGTCTACTACTGGTTCCCCAAGTTCACCGGACGCCTGCTCGACGAACGCCTCGGTCGCTGGAACTTCTGGCTGCTGTTCACCGGCGTCAACCTCGCCTTCTTCCCGATGCACCAGGCCGGCTTGCTGGGCATGCCACGGCGGGTCTACACCTACCAGGCTGGTCTGGGCTGGGACGTCTACAACCTCGTCTCCACCATCGGCGTGCTCGTCATCGTCCCGGGCATCGCCGTGTTCATCTGGAACGTGGTGCGCAGCTACCGTCGCGGCGAAGAGGCCGGTCACAACCCGTGGGGGGCGGACACCCTCGAGTGGGCCCTGACCTCACCACCGGCTCAACACAGCTGGTCGGCCTTGCCGATCGTCACCAGCCGCCACCCGCTTTGGGACCAGGACGACCTCTACAGCGGCGATGCGGAGCTGCAACGGCTCGCGCAAGGGATGGCGAGGTGGCCGCTGCGTTGGCGGGCGGCGTTGATCGTCGGCGCCGGCGACGCACGACCGAAAGAGGTCTTCCGCGTGGCCGACCCGTCGATCTGGCCGCTGATCACCGCCTTCGGCGTCGTCACGATCTTCCTCAGCGAGCTGGTCAAGCTGCGGGCGGGCGCGGGCGTCGGCGCGCTGGTGATCGTCGTCGGAGTCATCGGATGGAACTGGCCGCAGGACGCCCCCATGACCACCGAGGAGGAGTCGGACTTCGAGCGTGAGTACGGGGTGCCGGTCAACGCCGGAGGCAGCGTCGTCGTCGCCAGATGGGGCACGGCGCTCGCGATCCTCTTTGCCGCCATCGCCTTGTCTGCGCTGCTGCTCAGCTACTTCTACCTGCGGCTCGAGAACGCCCAGTGGCCCCCGGCCGGTGTGGCCGAGCCCCGTGTCGCTTGGGCCATGGTCGCTGCGGCGCTGCTCGCCGGCAGCACCGCCGTGGTGCACCTGGCCCGGCGGCGCATCGCTGCGGACGACCAGCGAGGGTTCGTCGTGGGACTGCTCGCCGCGCTGGCCATGGCCGCCGGCGGAGTCGCGGTGCAGTGGGTCGACATCGCCCAGACGGGCGTGGTGGCACGCGCCCACGCGTACGGTTCGATCTTCTTCACCATCAGCGGCTTCCTGGCCGTGGTGGCAGGCGGGGCGATGATCATGCTCGCGATGGTCGTCTTCTGGGCGGTGCGGGGCCTGTACACCAGCCGTCGGCACGCATCCATCGCCAACGTCGTGCGCTTCTGGTCGGCGATGGTGATCATGTGGTTGGCGGGATTCGGCACCCTCTACGTGGCCCCCCACGTGACATGA
- a CDS encoding cytochrome c oxidase assembly protein, which produces MLTPISAHVGQPLAPHDLWSTWNTDPLLIAGLVLVAWAYLRGTSRLATARAGLFLAALGALGVALLSPLDALSGALASAHMIQHVLLVLVAAPLLALSAPTSTILRGTPLRLRRALLRARRPFRSWVVAVVRRPAAVWLLHVAALWCWHAAALYDAALQFPLLHAVEHASFLLTGLLFWQAVVGRRNPVRLSPGLGIIVVFAMALQGVVLSLLMTFARAPWYGYEQLATTASPWPLDPLADQQLAGVIMWIPGGMVYLAAALVLLVTWIHSTDEDRTRKRRIGVDLGGTIAQRVRPSCSDR; this is translated from the coding sequence ATGCTGACGCCGATCTCCGCGCACGTCGGCCAACCCCTGGCTCCCCACGACCTGTGGAGCACCTGGAACACCGATCCGCTGCTCATCGCCGGCTTGGTGCTGGTGGCCTGGGCCTACCTGCGAGGGACCAGCCGGCTCGCCACCGCGCGTGCCGGCCTGTTTCTCGCCGCCCTGGGGGCACTTGGTGTGGCGTTGCTGTCCCCGCTCGACGCCCTCTCGGGAGCGCTGGCGTCAGCCCACATGATCCAGCACGTCCTGCTCGTGCTGGTCGCAGCACCGCTGCTGGCACTCAGCGCTCCGACGAGCACGATCCTGCGCGGCACACCGCTGCGCCTGCGACGCGCGCTGCTCCGGGCGCGACGACCGTTCCGGTCGTGGGTCGTGGCGGTCGTCCGCCGGCCGGCTGCCGTGTGGCTGCTGCACGTTGCCGCGCTGTGGTGCTGGCACGCCGCCGCCCTCTACGACGCGGCACTCCAGTTTCCGCTCCTGCACGCCGTGGAGCACGCAAGCTTCCTGCTCACCGGGCTGCTGTTCTGGCAGGCGGTCGTCGGCCGGCGGAACCCGGTGCGCCTCAGCCCGGGGCTCGGGATCATCGTCGTTTTCGCGATGGCGCTGCAGGGGGTGGTGTTGTCCTTGCTGATGACCTTCGCCCGCGCACCCTGGTACGGCTACGAGCAGCTCGCGACGACCGCCAGCCCCTGGCCCCTCGACCCGCTCGCGGACCAACAGCTCGCCGGCGTGATCATGTGGATCCCCGGGGGCATGGTGTACCTCGCCGCTGCCCTCGTTCTGCTGGTCACGTGGATCCATTCCACCGACGAGGACAGGACGCGCAAGCGCCGGATCGGCGTCGACCTGGGTGGGACAATCGCTCAGCGGGTACGTCCAAGCTGTTCAGACCGGTAG
- a CDS encoding zinc-binding dehydrogenase has protein sequence MLDVVLLAAGAAGVFVAAFLRHQQRGGTDVFVRPDTAHLAALAELVDAGRLSPHVQSVHDLEAVTEAVTEASSAKVRGKVVIRVPAV, from the coding sequence TTGCTGGACGTCGTCCTGCTTGCCGCCGGCGCCGCCGGCGTCTTCGTCGCAGCGTTCCTGCGTCACCAGCAGCGCGGCGGCACCGACGTGTTCGTCCGTCCCGACACCGCCCATCTCGCGGCGCTCGCCGAGCTCGTCGACGCCGGCCGGCTCTCCCCTCACGTCCAGTCGGTGCACGATCTGGAGGCCGTCACCGAGGCCGTCACCGAGGCCAGCAGCGCAAAGGTCCGTGGCAAGGTCGTCATCCGCGTCCCCGCGGTGTAG